The genomic region CAAACTGCAACCATCCAGGAGGGAACAAATTGCCCCAAGGCCTGTGTCCCAACAGGGAAATCCAGCCCCAGGAAGCTCAGCCCAAGCCTTATTCTGCCTGGTACGCTTGCTCCTTGTGCCCAGAGAGTTTCcagaaggatgcagggatgcagtgGAGTGGCTTGGGCTGCAGACAGTGGATCTGTGGCAGTGTGGTCCCGGCCTGAGCACGGCCAGGACACGTCACATGGGAGGATGTGGGCAGAGGGACTGGAGCAGAGtttgtggcagcagctggagccccttcctcctgctgacTCAGATTCTGCTCTACTCAGCATTTGAGGCTGAAAGCGACCACACTGTGCTGGGAAGTGGAATCTTGCTGGGATGCCAGGGACTGGCCGGCATTGTGCAACAGGAAGGGTTGGATGGGTCAGGATGCTGCTGAAATCTGTCTCCCTGTGCATCACCACTGCTGGGCTCCAGCTGTGATCCAGCACCCTCCAGTTCCACCACAGGGcagagcctggtgctgctggtgtcaCTGGGATCACTCCTGTCACTACTCACAGCCTGGTACCAGCAATCTGTCCCTTGGGAGGGAGTCATGGCATCCCTCTGTGCCCTGAGCAGGGTTTGTTTTCCCCCTCCAGCCAAGGAGCTGATCCTTGGGgtcccagcctttccctcctacccagaggaggccacagggCAGCACCCACAGGTCTGGGCAGGATTTTTAGGCAAGACCCAGCTGCAGCTCCGTATGTGTGTGAGAAACGATGTGCCTGGTTAACACTGTGGGGTTAAAAACTGCATTTAGGCTTTTGAAGCGCCTTTGGCCTTTGCTTTTCAATatccagggctggaggggagaaagagagaaaagcccCCCATCACgtgcctccagcagctggggcttGAGCCCAAACCCTGTGTGGGGGCTTGTCTGCATTTGCTTGGAGGGGATTTAGTGCCTGTGGGGACCAGGGAAGCTCCAAAGGGTAGGGAGCAGGgtcagcccagccctggggttGCTTTTTGTTATCCCTGACCCAAGCTGGAGTGGCCTCTGCTCCGTGTGCTTCACTGCTTTCCCTGAGGGCAGCTGGTCCCTTTGTGTCTGGAAGCCACTGAtaaggggctggggagggagggggggcctgggcagcagtggggaAAACCAGCTTGGAGCCAGTGCCCTGGAGCTCTCACAGGCAGATCTTTGTTGTGGACTTGGTGGCAGGTCCCAAGCAGCTGGCAAAGGGACAAGGAGGTGTCCTGGAGGGTGACAGCACCACTGGGTCATCCATGGGGCCAGGAAATAATCGTGGTGGTGATGAaatcagcagagctctgtgtgctcccagggctggcGCGGGCATGGAGATGGGATGCTCCAGTCCCACCTCCCCACGGGCAGCTTGTGGAGCTCGTGGCCGTGACAGGTGTGATGCCAGATGTCACCCAGGGGAGGTGACCTCCATGGCCCCACGTTCACCTCTCCCCACCACTGTCCCCACTGTGGGGGGCGGGGAGGGTTTAGCTCGCGTGTTCAAACAGCTCAAATCACTGCAGGTGTGCAGATGAAGCGGGGGCACCCCAGCGCAGTGGGGCTGAGAGGGGGTTCCTGGCCCAGGACAGTGCTGGGAAAGGCCTCTCTGTCCTGActcagcagctcttcctgctgagTCAGCAGGTGCAGCCTCGCGCTGTGCCCGTGTGCTGGGGTGGCCACCTGCACCCCCCTGGGCCGGGCTCACAGCTCAGGGGGCCCAGAGCTGGTGGGGACACCCCCAGCCACCCCAAAACTGGCTtccccctgcagagccagggatcTGCAGAGGCGCTGTGAGAGCCTGAGGCCGCTGCCCTCCCTCACTTCAGGGCTTGGGgtgcccagcagcacctggggatcctgccttcctcctcctcctcctcctccctgtgcctCCCTCACAGGGCAGCTCAGTGGCCTCCCCCCGTCCCCCTGCATGGGGACCACTGGGCttggggaaggagaggctggaagcaactggggaggcagagggatgGGACCCCTGCCAGGCTTGTAATTACAGCCGGGCTGAGGCCCTTGCAGGCGAAACCTGAGCCCcgtggggagcaggggaagcaggaaCGTCCGTCTGCTGGCACAACTGTCTGTCTTGGCCCTACTCCATCTGGGTGGATGTGGGGAATTGGGACCTGGAGTTCTCATCCCCCCCCCACTCTGGTATGGCTGgagtgctgcagggctgcatccTGGGTGTGAACATCTCTGCTGATCGCAGGGGAGCTCAGGATGAGTCCCTGCAGGCCCCTGTGTCCCGTTTCTGCCGCctctccagcattcccagcagggacccccatccctgctcacCCCTGTTGCCTCTGGGTCGGGTTGCAGCCCAGGGAGCTTGTGAGGATGGGGGAGGGCCagttccccttccccttttggtTTTGGCAAAGGCTGCCCTGGCTGGCCATGccctcccagggcagggccaTGACCCAGCACCCTGagccccctgtcccccccaggTGACAGCTATGGGGTGCTGCCCCGGCCCTGCCACGCGCTGGTGCTGCTGAACCCACAGAGCGGCTCCGGCCGTGCCCTCGATGACTTCCAGGCAGTGGTGCAGCCCATGCTGGCCGAGGCCGACATTGCCACCACTGTCTTCGTCACCGGTGAGTCCGTGAGCagctcctccttgtcctcctcctcccttcctgcccagggatcctgcctgggcactgccacaTGGAGACAAGTTCCTCCAAGGGCCTCTGACTCCCTgcatcagcacagctctgggtcCTGCAGGATGGTTGCACTTGAGGGGTGACttgcctcctgcatccctggctGGGGTCACCATCTGGGACTGGGGTCACTGTCTGgggggtggcagcaggaagggcagagggacagagggtgATGCTCAAACCTCTCCACTTTCCCCGACAGAAAGACCCCACCATGCGCATGAGAAGGTGCGAGATGAGGACCTGTCACAGTGGGACACGCTGGTGGTCATGTCTGGGGATGGGCTGCTGTTCGAGGTGAGGGGCACCacggggctgggcagggagctgggacaaAGGGGGTCCTGGGGCAAGAGCCAAGCCCTGAGTCACCAAGTCAGGCAGGGAACGGCAAAGGAGAGATGGCACCAAGCTTGGAGTAAAGCAGCCATGGCTTctgggctgccctgggcaggggcaccgtgggctctgctccccccaggctgggcagggcccTTGGGGACCACAGGCTCCTTCATCCCTGCAGGTGGTGAACGGACTCATGGAGCGTCCGGACTGGAAGGAAGCCATGAAGAAGCCGCTGTGCATCCTGCCAGGAGGCTCTGGGAATGCCCTGGCAGCCTCCATCAACTACTATGCAGGGTGAGTCCCAGCCCCGTGGGGCACCTGCTGACCCCTGCGCCCGCCAGCACTCGGGGCTGCACTGGAACcaggcagggatgagggaagagaaaggctGTGTGGGGCTCTGGCCcaggggaaggtgctgggaTGCCCAGGGGTGCCTGTCAGAGTCCTCACTCCCCACAGTGCCCCAGCTGTGAGCAAGGGATGTCATCCCTGTGTATCCTGCTCCTCCCACTccctttctgtgctctgtgctcagaGACTGGTAAAGCTTTAACCCAAAGGACCCACCCCAGGCACAGCCAGTCCTGTGGTGTGGGGGACCAGGATTGCCCTGACGCGGTTCCCTCTTTCAGGAACTGGTTTatccctcccacccccagcaAAACCACTCCCAGCAGCTGTTCCTGAGGGACACTGTCACCCAGCTGGGACATATCCCAGCCATGACACAAGGGTGAGGTCtgcagctgggtgctggggcagcaggaggagtcCTGAGCTCCAAACTCACCTTCTCCATCCCTCACAGCTACGACCACGTCGCCAAGAAAAAGCTGCTGACGAACTGCACCTTCATCCTGTGCAAGGGGCTGTACACGCAGATGGACCTGGTATCTCTGAGCACGGCCTCGGGCAAGCGCTTCTTCTCCTTCCTGGGCTTTGGCTGGGGCTTCATCTCAGATGTGGACATCGACAGCGAGAAGTACCGCTGGCTGGGCAGCGCCCGCTTCACCCTGGGCACCCTGCAGTGCCTGGCCAAGCTCAGGGTGTACCAGGGCCGCCTGTCCTACCTGCCCATGGCCacggagcagggcagctccccggcaccccgggacccccacGCACCCGTCACCAATGGCCACATCCCGCAGCCGGCGGGGACGGAAGCGCCCGGCTCCCTGCCCCCCGACTCGCTGCTGGTGCCGCTGGGCCAGCCCGTGCCCGCGCACTGGACCGTGGTCCCCGAGGAGGAGTTTGTCCTGGTCTATGCCATCTACCAGTCCCACCTGGGCACCAACCTGCTGATGGCACCGGCGGCCCGGCTGCACGATGGCTGCATCCACCTCTTCTACATGAAGGCCGGCATCAGCCGCGTGACGCTGCTGAAGCTCTTCCTGGCCATGTCCAGGGGGACCCACCTGGACTTGAACTGTCCCCACCTGTGCTACGTCCCCGTCCGGGCGTTCCGCCTGGAGCCGCGGGTGGCCGCGGGCATCATGACAGTGGATGGGGAGGCGCTGGCCTGCGAGCCCGTGCAGGGCCAGGTCCACGCCCGCCTCTGCCGCGTCCTCAGCGGCTCCTGAGCTCCGCATTCGCCCTCCCTGCAGCGCTGAGCTGCCGGCACGGCCCGGCGCCAGGGTGGCAGAGCCTTCCTCCCACTCAGGAACCCCCTCCTTCCATAGCAATAGGTCTTGGGGGGCGTGGGGCTCATCCCCTCGCTTGCCCCCATGCTTAGCTTTACCCCCTTGGGCCAGCCACCAGTGCTGTCCCAAAAATGAGCCACAAGCCCCATCAGGTACTCGGTGCCGGCGAGATGCCAGCGTGTTTTATCCTGGTACGAGGTCCCGGCCCCCAGGCGGCTGCGCCGGCACAGCCCCGTCCCCTCCCCAGCTCGGACGCGCACGGTGGCATTGCTGTGTCCCCGCCCCGGAGCCACCCCCCAGGGAGGGTCAGGACCAATAGATCTAATACAATAAACCGACTTTTTTAAGAATGTTTCTACCCAAAGCTTCCTGTAGAAGCGAAGTTTATTCTTgtgagaaatgcaaaataaatatctagcgtttgcaaaaaaaaatcctccctggGTTTTGAATCCGAGCTCACggctgctggcaggggcagggctcACCCATGGCCTGGCTACATGGACAGGAGGACAGGTTTAGGTCAGCACCGCAGTCCTTTGCTCCCGGACGTCCTGGGGCCAGGAGCAGCACGGAACGAGGGGCCCTCAGATGCTCCCAGGGGAGATGCTGAGGACGCAGGACATGGAGCATTGCTGCCACCACCCACCCCCGTTTTTGGGGTGCAGCGAtgcctccctgctcagcctcccgCTGAGGCTGATCGTATCCAGGGAGCTCAGCCCTGCggtgacacttggggacatcctggggaaAGTTCGGTGCATCTGAGCGACAGCAGGGAAGGGCTCATGGAAGAGGTTCAAGGAGGGGGTCGTTGGAGCTGAGGGGTTTGGCTTTCTGCCGGCAGCAGGGGCCCTTTGGGGGGCTCTTGCATCCCTTTTCTCGGGCTGCCCGGGGCCAGCTGGAGCCCTGCTACaggtccctgccctggggcttGCCTGGGGGGGGGGATTACTCAGCCTCTTTGGCATAAAATTGCAGTAATTAAACCTCATTTTCAGCGCTCAAGTACAAAGCAGAAGAGTAAACAGTGGTGGCTGTTTGCATTTATTCAACTGCAAAGTATGCAATTAGGATGGCAGATCCGGGAAAGAAGAGCACGATTGTCCTCCCCCCATGGCCTCACTTGCTCATGGAGAGGAGCCCTGTTCCTGagccagcagggcaggcagcagctgggaaccACCTCCCgaaataaagttattttcccCGTGGCATCGGGCCAGGTGTAAAAACAGGCTGAGCAATAACTCTCTAACCCTGttgagctgctggagggagagcccatggcaggggatgcGCTCAGAGCTCTCGCCGTCTCTGTCAGGGGACACGGATCAGCAGAGCGGAGCCGCTCGGGCTCACAGCGCCTGAAAAGCTCCCTGCAGGCTCCTCCCGGGAGGGCCGTGCGGCTCTCAGCAGCAGGTTGGCCGGGATCGCCCTTGCCCTCCCTTTCCCCGGTTTcgctgcacagctctgccatcaCCCATCTGCTTCCAAAACCTGTTGGACGGCAGCGAAGGGCTCTTCCCGGGCTGCTGCTCCCGCACAGCTCCCGGGACccagggagggggcagagggtgCTGTGAACAACCGAGACACTGCCCCTGTGGTGCCCCTcgagctgctcctgcaggctgAGGGGGCCAGGGAGGGCTTCCAGAGGGACAAAACAAGAGCCAGGACTCCCGACTCCACAGCAGGGAGGGctccagcttccagcagcacccGGCAGGTGCGGGATGCCCTCGGCCCCCGGCGGCTCGGACACGGCTGTGTCCAACCCCATCCATCCCACACTTACCTGGGTGCTGAGGTGAGGGGCAGggcacagctcccaggggcCTACCAGGCTGGGGGGCTgcaaaaggggtttttttttttgccccgAGTCTGGCCATGAGCACCGGGGCCGCCAGCAGCCGTGCTGGGGCACACACTGAGCCACCCATGGGCCCCAGGCGCCAGCAAGGAccacaggaaacaaaacctcCCAGCCTGACAGATGCCCTCTGTAAATCAGGGGCTTGGGGAACCGTT from Corvus moneduloides isolate bCorMon1 chromosome 19, bCorMon1.pri, whole genome shotgun sequence harbors:
- the SPHK1 gene encoding sphingosine kinase 1, with amino-acid sequence MAAGRRAPPEPGGGPVLLQGIFGAGPGPGAAACSLSLTARELQVRRAGGCPGGSAGPDAALRLADCVGSAAFPAAAAAACFSLVCYPLRGPRWGPPARQRLERTFRVSRGPDAEGNLRIAQAWSRRIRELAVPTVPAQDGDSYGVLPRPCHALVLLNPQSGSGRALDDFQAVVQPMLAEADIATTVFVTERPHHAHEKVRDEDLSQWDTLVVMSGDGLLFEVVNGLMERPDWKEAMKKPLCILPGGSGNALAASINYYAGYDHVAKKKLLTNCTFILCKGLYTQMDLVSLSTASGKRFFSFLGFGWGFISDVDIDSEKYRWLGSARFTLGTLQCLAKLRVYQGRLSYLPMATEQGSSPAPRDPHAPVTNGHIPQPAGTEAPGSLPPDSLLVPLGQPVPAHWTVVPEEEFVLVYAIYQSHLGTNLLMAPAARLHDGCIHLFYMKAGISRVTLLKLFLAMSRGTHLDLNCPHLCYVPVRAFRLEPRVAAGIMTVDGEALACEPVQGQVHARLCRVLSGS